In the genome of Raphanus sativus cultivar WK10039 chromosome 9, ASM80110v3, whole genome shotgun sequence, the window TTTGCGGACAAAACacctaatttaaaattaaataaatataaacaatgCAACTTTTAATATACAcataaaattatagatattgAAAATGCATAAGAATATCTTGTAAGTAAAAGCGTTTTTTCTTGGTAAATCAAGAAACCAATTAAATTGTATATTTGTTAACAAGAtctgttgaacaaaaaaaaaaagttaacaagATCTAATTTGCCGAAATTtgtcaaaaaacaaaaaagatccAATTTGCCGAAAGCGTGTCTTTTAGGATAGCCACGATTCTTTGATGGCTTCGAAATATCTGAAGCCTACAATGTTCACCAGCGTTGATTGATACTAAGTTATTAGAATACCCTCGGAAAATTAAAAGTGTATTTTGCTTTTCAAGGGTAGAATCGGAGTAGTCAGTTTTTCTGGAGATGTAAACCCTAATCTGTCTCACCTTGGAATGCTATAAAAACCAACCTTTACCTTTCGTTTAATAGATTCGGTCCCGTAATCTAAAACTCTCTAATAATGTCGGGTTATCCCTTACCCCTGAACCCATTCCCCGGCTTTTTCGCGGGTAAGTTGTCtcaatctctttttctttgGTTTGTTATTCAAATGTTTAGATCTGGGATAGATAATCTGCTTTGTTATATTAGAATTTTCAAAGGATCTGATGATGTTTTTGACTGGTTAAAACGAAATAGAGAGTAGATCTGATTCAGTGTTCAGCAGATTGGAATTTAGGGTCATAGGAGTAACTGAATGGGTCTAATGTAATATTATAATGACGATTTGTAGTTTTCGGTCATGTGttgttcctttcttttttttttttttttttttttggtaactgcGTGTGTGTTTTCTTTTATGCTTGAAACCTTTCAGTTGCTCGGACTGGCATCTTCTGGGATATAGACCAATTCAAGATTGATGCTCAGAGCAATGCTTATTCCACTGCGCAGAACATCAGAAGGACGCTTTCTGTGGCTGGTCATCTTGGTAAAGTTGAGATCATGGCTTATGGCGTTGATGATGGTCATGACTTCAAGGAGGAAGCTAAGTTCACTTCCTTTCCAGCAGGTTGATAAGTTTGTCCCTATAAACTCTCtgttatttatacatataatgGTTGAATTGGCTATGTTCAGTCCTTTTCTctattatttatacatatattggTTTGTTCAGGAGCTGACACTGATCGGCACACCAAGATGCTCGAAGACATTCGTGTCTGGTCATCTAATAGTCCCAGTCCATCAAACCTGTTCCTTATCATGGGAGACTCCGCAGTTGATTTCAAACCCGTTATTGAATCTCTGGTGAGCTCGAGACATTACAAGATTCACTATGTCAAACCATAGTTTCCTGAAGTCCCATAACGAATTCAGGAAAGAGAATCTACTACTagtctatctatctatactattatttatgaagtgattttgatgatttgtcatattctccatgattttagctattttcttatttgtcatattcttattaatttttagattaaatcatcaatttattaattaatataatatatatatatatatatatttcaaactttctaattaatttattaatttaaataatataagtatCTCGAAATTTCTAATTgtaattatgattataattatttttactttcaTAAGAttcttattagtatttttagcttaaatcattaatttattaattcaaataatataactatctcaaacttttttattggaactaaaattaaaactataattattttaaacaagttaGGACCAATTCATATTCCATATGATGTAAGATGTTTTAAACTctgtagttttatttttctcattcaTTCCAAGTTGTTTCGATTATAGTTTTTGACATCTATATTTATATGTACTTTtgatatctatatttatatggagctctatgtttttcttatttttttgagTTTGAAAGACTAAGAGCAAATCAATTTTGTTACATGGAGTTTGGAATTATGAATTAGGTATTATGAATTACTTTGGTAGTTATTTCACGTGTATGTTTTATTACTGtttaatctataagaaaaatatgGCGTTGATATTAAGTTTAGAGAGTTGCTTATGTAATTATGTTATGAACATGTGTTTAATGGTTTAATTTCTAAAACGCCTAAagtagatatatttttaatgaatagttagatttattattatatataattaaccataaattaactttaataataaaactatcattatctatttttttttattaaaagtaaacttatgaaatattaaaataagtcGATGTATATATTGATCAAGTAAACCAATGAAATATTGTCATTATCTCAgttgtttttttaaaagttttttctaaattatcattgaactttagtttatatatactttttatttattttgttctcaTTTTGTgtgttatattgtttttttggtaatttaataCTTGTTTCTGGTTCAAAAATACAAAGTAGATTAAGAGAGACCAAAAGTTCACATTCTTGATTTATCTTATTGTGTGAAATATTTTCGATATGTACTTATGATCTTATTGTCTCATAGTTTTACAGCATTTTTTTTGTGTTAAGAAGAcgtagaccaaaaaaaaaaaactaaatagaataagaatataaaaaataagttatcatgatatttaagtcataatatatatattaataattattagtaaaatgatTATGTCCGTATGTGCAGACAACACCTAATGTTATTTAAATAGATAATTCTTCAAAGAAGAGTGACCACATCTAATTCTTTTGATAATATCAACACAAGTATTTTATGTCTCTAATTAGAtcattaagaaaagaaaattttgaccaattgaatttttcttttcgtATAAAAAGAAGATGATGTCAGCAAGTACAAAAAAGTgggtttgctattatatatagactGCATGGATCTCACACGCTAAATATTTTTTCAGGAGTCTTGTTCGTCTTCTCGTTTTGTAGGAGTTCTTTCAGTCTTCGATGTTTCTCGCCGATTCGTGAGAATGACTCATTTCTCCTTTCTTTATTTATCGGTCATCATCAATCCTCAGTAACTATGGTATGGTAGTTCTTGGAGGCatatctctttctcttttgaGGCTCTAGTATGGTGAACCTCTACAAGGGCTTTATAGCCTTGCTAGCTCGTTGGACTTTATTTAGAGGATGGCGATTCCTCTAAATAGTGAAAATGTTGGACACAGAATCTTCTCTTAGCCTGATTGAATCTGGAGCTCTGAGTGGTATCTGGAACTTGTGTGACGCCGAGGCATCAACCGAGTTTGTGGAAGCAGTTTCATTTCTGAAATGTCATCGTGGACACATAGTTTTATTTGTTGGTCGCTTATGATTGTCATAGTTTTACCACATTTTTTCATCTCCTCTTTAAATTTGCATGTTTGTTAGTTCCTTTAGCCTAATTTTTCCTTCTAGTGTTTTTGTCCCGGTTGACCAAAAATTGTAACTATTCCGATGTATTTGaattgttgttaaaaaaaatacatttgtatTGTTGTTTATCAAATAAAAGCGTAGAGAGAAGTTTATCACTAAAGACATCCAGATATTTTGGGCCACACACTGAGAACGGAGGCTTAAGATTCTCCACTCTTTTGAAATGGCGTTCACACTATCAACCACCGCAAAGACCTTCACCACCAACATAAACTGCTCAAACACAACCTCCTTTAAGCCCCTCAAGCTCCCTCTTTTCTGGCCATGGCAAAAGGTAAAACGATGCACAACTTTAAATATACACGTCATCCATGGTCTCTCTCTTTAGGATTGTAACTGGATGGAGTGATTAGGTGAAAATGGGTCCTTTAAGTGTTTCTCCAATGGGTTTTGGGACATGGGCTTGGGGCAATCAGCTTCTTTGGGGTTACCAGACTTCCATGGACGATCAGCTCCAACAGGCTTTCGAGCTGGCTTTGCAAAACGGAATCaatttgtttgatactgcagATTCTTATGGCACTGGTCGGCTCAATGGCCAAAGTGAGAGACTTTTGGGACAATTCATCAAACAATCTCAAGGTTTAATCTTCAATTTAGTTGGTCTTAATGATCCATTCTTGTGTTTGGAGCTGTTTGAAATGTTGCTCTTGTGTCTGCTTGCTTGCGAATGTCAGTCTTAAAAGGGAAACAGAGTGAAGTTGTGATAGCTACCAAGTTTGCAGCTTATCCATGGCGGTTAACTTCAGGACAGTTTGTCAATGCTTGCAGGTTttgtctctctgtttttttacttttacttgTGGGTTGTTTGGAGGTTGATGATagaatatatatgttcttttcaTGTTTCCAGCGCTTCTTTAGAGCGGCTTCAGATAGACCAGCTCGGGATCGGACAGCTTCACTGGTCAACCGCTAACTACGCGCCTCTACAGGAACTTGCTCTTTGGGATGGTCTAGCGGCAATGTACGAGAAGGTTGCTTTGTCATCTACTGAAATTACACAAAATCTCTTTTAATCTACATAAAGCTCTCTGGAGAGCTGATGATTACCGGTTCCTCTTTCTCAGGGGCTAGTTCGAGCTGTTGGAGTCAGTAACTATGGACCTCAGCAGCTTGTTAAGATTCATGATTACCTCAAAACCAGAGGGGTTCCTTTATGTTCTGCTCAGGTGCAGTTCTCATTGCTAAGCTACGGAAAAGAGCAACAAGAGATCAGGAGAGTATGCGAGGAGCTCGGGATTCGTTTGATCTCTTATAGTCCTCTTGGTTTAGGAATGCTAACCGGGAAATACTCCTCTTCAAAGCTTCCCACTGGTCCTCGGTTAAGTATCATCCAGGCTTGTCCATAGTGTTTCTTGTTTGTAACAATGCTTGaacattttcttgttttgtGGTACAGATCATTGCTGTTTAGACAGATTCTTCCTGGACTAGAGCCTCTCCTTGTAGCACTGAGAGAGATTTCGGAGAAACGAGGAAAGACTATGCCTCAGGTAATGTTTTTGTACTTCCATATATGATTCTTGCGGAAGAAGAAATGTGACAGTTTGAAAAAGAATGTGTGCTTAATATCTGTAGGTTGCAATAAACTGGTGTATATGCAAAGGGACAGTGCCTATACCGGGTATAAAGTCGGTTAGACATGTTGAAGATAACTTGGGTGCTTTGGGAT includes:
- the LOC108824715 gene encoding uncharacterized protein LOC108824715, with amino-acid sequence MSGYPLPLNPFPGFFAVARTGIFWDIDQFKIDAQSNAYSTAQNIRRTLSVAGHLGKVEIMAYGVDDGHDFKEEAKFTSFPAGADTDRHTKMLEDIRVWSSNSPSPSNLFLIMGDSAVDFKPVIESLVSSRHYKIHYVKP
- the LOC108823623 gene encoding pyridoxal reductase, chloroplastic; translation: MAFTLSTTAKTFTTNINCSNTTSFKPLKLPLFWPWQKVKMGPLSVSPMGFGTWAWGNQLLWGYQTSMDDQLQQAFELALQNGINLFDTADSYGTGRLNGQSERLLGQFIKQSQVLKGKQSEVVIATKFAAYPWRLTSGQFVNACSASLERLQIDQLGIGQLHWSTANYAPLQELALWDGLAAMYEKGLVRAVGVSNYGPQQLVKIHDYLKTRGVPLCSAQVQFSLLSYGKEQQEIRRVCEELGIRLISYSPLGLGMLTGKYSSSKLPTGPRSLLFRQILPGLEPLLVALREISEKRGKTMPQVAINWCICKGTVPIPGIKSVRHVEDNLGALGWRLTNDEQLQLEYAAQESPRSMIQNIFQTR